In one Mucilaginibacter ginsenosidivorax genomic region, the following are encoded:
- a CDS encoding SDR family NAD(P)-dependent oxidoreductase, translating into MLLKDKVIFLTGGTEGIGFECAKIYHAAGAKLAIVSNSERSIDEARSTLQSVEVLYLKADVSVAAAIRQAIAKTVDYFGKIDVIHNNAGISNPSKAIHETTADEWDVLFDVNVKSIFNTTRYGIDELKKTHGNILNTSSLVGDMGQEIHAAYSATKGAVNALTKSMALDYAPYGIRVNAVAPAGVWTPMLRAWSQQQPDTNSIENYLDNIHALGYCPEGDVVADACLFLVSDQARFVTGCILPVSGGAELGYRRVLNQTI; encoded by the coding sequence ATGTTATTAAAGGATAAGGTAATTTTTTTAACAGGCGGTACCGAAGGCATTGGCTTTGAGTGCGCCAAAATATACCATGCGGCTGGCGCCAAGCTGGCCATTGTTTCTAATTCGGAGCGGAGCATTGATGAGGCCCGTTCAACACTACAGTCGGTTGAGGTACTGTACCTTAAAGCCGATGTTTCAGTAGCCGCCGCCATACGGCAGGCTATTGCTAAAACTGTAGATTATTTCGGAAAAATTGACGTAATTCATAATAACGCAGGCATTAGCAACCCTTCAAAAGCTATTCATGAAACCACCGCTGATGAGTGGGATGTCCTTTTTGATGTAAATGTGAAGAGCATATTTAACACCACCCGATATGGCATTGACGAACTGAAAAAAACTCACGGAAATATTTTGAACACCAGTAGCCTGGTTGGCGATATGGGGCAGGAGATTCATGCTGCATACAGCGCAACTAAAGGCGCCGTAAACGCTTTAACCAAATCGATGGCGCTTGATTATGCCCCTTACGGTATCCGCGTAAACGCGGTTGCTCCGGCAGGTGTTTGGACACCCATGCTGCGGGCCTGGAGCCAGCAACAGCCAGATACCAATTCCATTGAAAATTACCTGGATAATATTCACGCCCTGGGCTATTGCCCCGAAGGTGATGTTGTGGCCGATGCTTGTTTGTTCCTGGTATCAGACCAAGCCCGGTTTGTAACCGGATGTATTTTACCCGTTTCCGGTGGCGCCGAATTAGGTTATCGCCGTGTGTTAAACCAAACCATTTAA
- a CDS encoding enolase C-terminal domain-like protein, whose protein sequence is MIKNIQVDDIRYKLDGAAGSDAIHTDPVYSYAVTRLFDDSGHTGVGFAFTLGEGNDLVCKAAQYYADKIKGRDIEDTMANFGDLFKKLSNDQQFRWLGPHKGIVHLALASVTNACYDLWAKKRGVPLWKLLTDLSPEQIVSTLDLSYLEDELTHEQATAMLKEQQATKTIRESILQKGYPGYDTSIGWFNYSDEKVRENCKIALEEGFTAMKLKVGSADPERDIRRAHIVREVAGDSVKVMLDANQQWNLPQAISICNKLKSMNPYWIEEPTHPDDVLAHKTLADAISPLKLALGEHVPNKITFKNYLQTRSASFIQVDAVRVGGVSEFITVSLLCKKYGVPVVPHVGDMGQLHQHLVLFNHIAVGHEALFLEHIPHLQKHFVNPVNITGGVYQTPQEPGSSCDLKVLK, encoded by the coding sequence ATGATTAAAAATATTCAGGTTGATGATATCCGTTATAAGCTTGATGGCGCGGCCGGTAGTGATGCTATACATACCGATCCTGTTTACTCATACGCGGTAACCCGTTTATTTGACGATAGCGGCCACACAGGTGTTGGCTTTGCATTTACTTTGGGCGAGGGTAATGATTTGGTTTGCAAGGCTGCCCAATATTATGCCGATAAAATTAAGGGCAGGGACATTGAAGACACCATGGCCAATTTTGGCGATTTATTCAAAAAACTGTCTAACGATCAGCAATTTCGCTGGTTAGGGCCGCATAAGGGAATAGTGCATTTGGCGCTTGCTTCGGTTACCAATGCCTGTTACGATTTGTGGGCCAAAAAACGGGGTGTGCCATTATGGAAATTATTAACAGACCTAAGTCCAGAACAAATTGTATCCACTTTAGATCTGTCGTACCTTGAAGATGAATTGACTCATGAACAAGCCACCGCTATGCTCAAAGAGCAACAAGCAACCAAAACAATCCGTGAAAGTATTTTACAAAAAGGCTATCCTGGGTATGATACATCCATAGGCTGGTTTAATTACTCTGATGAGAAGGTACGCGAAAACTGCAAAATTGCGTTGGAAGAAGGTTTTACGGCCATGAAGCTTAAAGTTGGTTCGGCCGACCCGGAAAGGGATATCCGCCGTGCGCATATTGTGAGGGAAGTTGCCGGCGATAGTGTAAAAGTGATGCTTGATGCCAATCAGCAATGGAACCTGCCGCAGGCGATATCGATATGCAATAAACTTAAAAGCATGAACCCTTATTGGATAGAGGAACCAACTCACCCCGATGACGTTTTGGCCCATAAAACTCTGGCGGATGCTATTTCGCCGTTAAAACTGGCTTTAGGTGAACATGTGCCCAACAAGATCACTTTCAAAAATTACCTGCAAACCCGCTCGGCTTCATTTATCCAGGTTGATGCGGTAAGGGTAGGGGGCGTAAGTGAATTTATAACCGTAAGCCTGCTATGCAAAAAATATGGGGTACCTGTTGTGCCGCACGTGGGCGATATGGGCCAGCTGCATCAGCACCTGGTGTTGTTTAATCATATAGCAGTTGGTCACGAGGCTTTATTTTTAGAACATATCCCACACTTGCAAAAGCATTTTGTAAACCCGGTGAACATAACAGGTGGCGTATACCAGACACCGCAGGAGCCAGGGAGCAGCTGTGATTTGAAAGTTTTAAAATAA
- a CDS encoding sodium:solute symporter, protein MIHTPDLIISGLYIAAIFIIGLWSGIRHQQKTKNNNNEAGEYFLAGKKLRWPMIGLALFATNISCVHLVSLAQSGFDTGLLNGDFEWMAAFTLILLALFFAPFYIKSGVSTLPDFLEKRYDRASRDWLAIISVVSAVLIHIAFSLLAGGIVLHTLFGVDMYTSVIIISIITTIYTVVGGLTAVVVTESIQTVVLLGGAVIMSIAAYTKMGGWEPMVEVLKHTGQLNKLSMLRPHGDGSGMPWYAVFLGYPVLGIWYWCADQTIVQRVLGAKDENHARVGPLFCGFIKILPVFIFVMPGLFAYTLAQSGHLDISALKSVVDGKEVVNSKGIYTLMITQLIPPGLIGVLVAALLSGLMSQISGALNSISTIVSYDIYKRYKPEATDKKLVNIGKIAAGVALILSLMLLPLLNNYESIFNGLNDIIAHIAPPITCVFLLGVFWEKASAVSAKYTLWIGSAIGVAVFIIGKVCPASAIGSIPFMMMAFYLFVICLLLQVMLSYIYPVRHTAESAVLYWKSPWEPLRGVAWSGLGSYKVLSVLLIGIMAILFYIFR, encoded by the coding sequence ATGATACATACACCAGATCTGATCATTAGTGGCTTGTACATAGCGGCGATATTTATTATCGGGCTGTGGTCGGGTATTCGTCACCAACAAAAAACTAAAAATAACAATAACGAGGCCGGCGAATATTTCCTGGCTGGTAAAAAGCTGCGATGGCCAATGATTGGCCTGGCTTTATTTGCCACCAATATTTCATGCGTGCACCTGGTGAGCCTTGCCCAAAGTGGCTTTGATACCGGTTTGCTCAACGGCGATTTTGAATGGATGGCTGCGTTTACGCTAATATTGCTGGCTTTGTTTTTTGCACCTTTTTATATCAAATCGGGCGTGTCAACCCTGCCGGACTTTTTAGAGAAACGTTACGACAGGGCCAGCCGCGATTGGCTGGCTATTATATCGGTGGTATCGGCGGTGTTAATTCATATCGCTTTTTCGTTATTGGCCGGCGGCATAGTATTGCACACCCTGTTTGGGGTTGATATGTATACCAGTGTCATCATCATTTCTATTATTACCACTATATATACTGTAGTTGGTGGCTTAACGGCAGTGGTAGTTACCGAGTCTATCCAAACCGTGGTACTTTTAGGTGGCGCTGTTATCATGAGTATAGCAGCTTACACCAAAATGGGCGGTTGGGAGCCGATGGTTGAAGTATTAAAACATACAGGGCAGCTTAATAAACTATCAATGCTTCGCCCTCATGGAGATGGCAGCGGCATGCCCTGGTATGCTGTTTTCTTAGGTTACCCGGTATTGGGAATCTGGTACTGGTGTGCCGACCAAACCATTGTACAGCGCGTTTTAGGTGCCAAAGATGAAAACCATGCCAGGGTTGGTCCGCTGTTTTGCGGCTTTATCAAAATATTACCTGTTTTTATATTTGTGATGCCGGGCCTGTTTGCCTACACACTGGCCCAAAGCGGGCACCTTGATATTTCGGCGTTAAAAAGTGTGGTTGATGGGAAAGAAGTAGTAAACAGCAAAGGGATTTATACGTTGATGATTACCCAGTTAATTCCTCCCGGGCTGATAGGCGTTCTGGTTGCAGCATTGTTATCGGGTTTAATGAGCCAGATATCGGGAGCGCTAAATTCAATATCAACCATTGTAAGCTATGACATTTATAAAAGATATAAACCCGAAGCAACGGATAAAAAACTGGTGAACATTGGTAAAATAGCGGCTGGTGTGGCACTTATTCTGTCATTAATGTTGTTGCCATTGCTCAATAATTACGAGAGCATTTTTAACGGTTTAAATGACATTATAGCCCACATAGCCCCGCCAATAACCTGTGTGTTTTTGTTAGGTGTATTCTGGGAAAAGGCGTCGGCTGTTTCGGCCAAATATACTTTATGGATAGGCTCGGCAATAGGAGTGGCGGTGTTCATCATTGGCAAGGTTTGCCCGGCAAGCGCAATTGGCTCAATTCCTTTTATGATGATGGCCTTTTATCTATTTGTAATATGCTTGTTGTTGCAGGTTATGTTATCATATATATACCCGGTTCGGCATACTGCAGAAAGCGCTGTGCTTTATTGGAAATCGCCCTGGGAACCTCTGCGTGGTGTAGCCTGGAGTGGTTTGGGCAGCTATAAAGTACTTTCGGTTTTGTTAATTGGCATAATGGCCATATTGTTTTACATTTTTAGGTAA
- a CDS encoding L-rhamnose mutarotase: protein MNIHQIKQFAIILVTCSVGLFACKSGSKKVALPQDTASTKITQQGNVQRFGMVTGLKPEKMAYYKQLHAHAWPGVLKKIKECNIRNYSIYIQKIEGKYFLFSYFEYVGSDFKGDMAKMAADTTTRRWWKETDPTQIPLPEAAAHKQQWQIMDEVFHTE from the coding sequence ATGAATATCCATCAGATTAAACAGTTTGCAATTATACTCGTCACTTGCAGCGTCGGCTTATTTGCCTGTAAAAGTGGCAGTAAAAAAGTGGCCCTACCGCAGGATACTGCATCAACAAAAATAACACAGCAGGGGAATGTACAGCGTTTCGGTATGGTAACCGGCTTAAAGCCCGAAAAGATGGCCTACTATAAGCAATTGCATGCGCATGCCTGGCCAGGTGTTTTGAAAAAGATAAAAGAATGTAACATTCGCAATTACTCCATCTATATTCAAAAAATAGAAGGTAAATATTTTTTGTTTAGTTACTTTGAATATGTGGGTTCTGATTTTAAGGGCGATATGGCCAAAATGGCGGCTGATACAACCACCAGACGTTGGTGGAAAGAAACCGATCCAACGCAAATACCCCTACCCGAGGCTGCTGCTCACAAGCAGCAATGGCAAATAATGGACGAGGTGTTTCATACGGAATAA
- a CDS encoding sigma-70 family RNA polymerase sigma factor, producing the protein MFNYGTYTDEQLTALLKEGDHAAYTEIYRRYWKKLLLIAWNHSKDQLAAKDIVHDVFISLWERYTDVEINNLSAFLATSVKFTVYKYYQKEQRRNDLALQNYEYETIVNDEDKLDAIFLQEYVNGIVEKMPEKCRLVFGYSRNLGMKNSEIATKIQITEKGVEANLTRALRIIRGELKNHGWILIIAIHIHRLFK; encoded by the coding sequence ATGTTTAACTACGGCACATACACAGATGAGCAGCTTACCGCCCTTTTAAAAGAGGGGGATCATGCTGCCTATACCGAAATTTACCGGCGGTATTGGAAAAAACTGTTGTTAATAGCCTGGAACCATAGTAAAGACCAACTTGCTGCAAAGGATATTGTACACGATGTATTTATATCGTTGTGGGAAAGATATACCGATGTTGAGATCAATAACCTATCCGCTTTCCTGGCAACCTCGGTAAAGTTTACCGTTTACAAGTACTATCAGAAAGAGCAGCGCAGGAACGACCTGGCTTTACAAAATTACGAGTATGAAACTATTGTAAATGATGAAGATAAGTTGGACGCGATTTTTTTGCAAGAGTATGTAAACGGAATTGTTGAAAAAATGCCCGAAAAATGCCGCCTGGTATTTGGCTACAGCCGCAACCTTGGGATGAAAAATTCAGAGATAGCTACCAAAATACAAATTACCGAGAAAGGGGTAGAAGCAAACCTTACCCGCGCGCTCCGTATTATCAGGGGCGAACTTAAAAATCATGGCTGGATACTCATCATAGCCATTCATATCCACAGACTGTTCAAATAG
- a CDS encoding GyrI-like domain-containing protein translates to MNIIEQEAIHLIGLSLKHQTINANGQSAIDCGNLWTRFEKGNYAHQVPDKINEAVFAVYHDYLGDYTQPYSYFIGCKVQPGTYVPSGLDSLIIPPGSYFHIPLKGKMPDMVADGWQKIWQSDLPRAYRPDFEVYDKRSENWERAEADIFLSVKPV, encoded by the coding sequence ATGAACATTATTGAACAAGAGGCAATCCACCTGATTGGCCTTTCTCTGAAACATCAAACTATAAATGCAAACGGCCAGTCTGCTATAGATTGCGGTAATTTATGGACGAGATTTGAAAAAGGGAACTACGCGCATCAGGTACCAGATAAAATTAATGAGGCCGTTTTTGCGGTTTACCACGATTACTTAGGCGACTATACACAACCTTACAGTTATTTTATCGGCTGCAAAGTACAGCCAGGCACCTATGTTCCGTCAGGATTGGACAGCTTAATAATTCCTCCCGGCAGCTACTTCCATATCCCGCTGAAGGGAAAAATGCCGGATATGGTAGCTGATGGCTGGCAAAAAATATGGCAGTCGGACCTTCCACGTGCTTACAGGCCAGATTTTGAGGTTTATGATAAAAGGAGTGAGAATTGGGAGCGGGCAGAAGCGGATATTTTTTTATCCGTTAAGCCTGTTTAA
- a CDS encoding FecR family protein has translation MNRQDIYKLIRKYKDNTATESEKETLTEWYRSVANQDAEFPDDEDSVEEEMLLRLNQQTKPQKPHRFFLKRWSVAASILFLLSAGAIFFIKKNGSIQKPELVHNTVIVPGGNKAILTLANGQKISLTDAQKGQITQQKGVQISKTADGQLVYTAADDNGGSNAIAVAQYNTMETPRGGQFQLFLPDGTRVWLNAASSLKYPVDFGSAGERRVELSGEAYFEVAHNKDRPFRVITNRQVVEVLGTHFNVNAYNDEPNTKTTLLEGAVKVTGGDKSAMLKPGQEASLTDHLKISDVDTEEAVAWKNGYFRFDDERLETVMRKVSRWYNVDVVYRDNDVKDDLFAAVTTRFANISTLLKIMEQTGDVSFSIEGSKIIISKKAKK, from the coding sequence TTGAACCGCCAAGACATTTACAAGTTAATACGTAAGTATAAAGATAATACTGCGACCGAATCGGAAAAGGAAACTTTAACCGAATGGTATCGTAGCGTAGCCAATCAGGACGCCGAATTTCCCGACGACGAAGACAGCGTTGAGGAGGAAATGCTTTTGCGCCTGAATCAGCAAACTAAACCTCAAAAACCGCATCGCTTTTTTTTGAAGCGTTGGTCTGTCGCAGCATCTATACTTTTTTTGCTTTCTGCTGGAGCCATTTTTTTTATAAAAAAAAATGGGAGTATCCAGAAGCCAGAATTAGTTCATAATACAGTAATAGTTCCCGGCGGAAACAAAGCCATCCTAACATTGGCCAATGGTCAAAAAATTTCGCTCACAGACGCGCAAAAAGGGCAAATTACTCAGCAAAAAGGAGTTCAGATATCAAAAACTGCCGACGGACAATTGGTTTATACAGCAGCTGATGATAATGGAGGCTCAAATGCAATTGCTGTAGCGCAATATAACACCATGGAAACTCCAAGAGGCGGCCAATTTCAGTTGTTTTTGCCCGATGGTACCAGGGTATGGCTTAATGCAGCATCGTCATTGAAATACCCGGTAGATTTTGGATCGGCCGGCGAGCGCAGGGTTGAATTAAGCGGCGAGGCCTATTTTGAGGTAGCCCATAATAAAGATCGCCCGTTCAGGGTAATTACAAATAGGCAGGTAGTTGAAGTTTTGGGCACCCATTTCAACGTAAATGCTTATAACGACGAACCAAATACTAAAACAACACTGCTTGAGGGGGCGGTGAAAGTTACCGGCGGCGATAAAAGCGCCATGTTAAAGCCCGGCCAGGAAGCAAGCCTTACAGACCATCTTAAGATATCTGATGTAGATACAGAAGAGGCCGTAGCCTGGAAGAATGGCTATTTCAGGTTTGATGATGAGCGGTTGGAAACAGTTATGCGTAAAGTTTCCCGCTGGTATAATGTAGATGTTGTTTACCGCGATAATGATGTTAAAGACGATTTGTTTGCCGCCGTAACCACCCGCTTTGCCAATATATCAACCCTGCTTAAAATAATGGAACAAACCGGCGACGTAAGTTTTAGCATTGAAGGATCAAAGATTATTATCAGTAAAAAGGCAAAAAAGTAA
- a CDS encoding TonB-dependent receptor, producing the protein MYKNFTTNICMPSGYIKKFLLIMKMTSFMLMLAFMQVSAAVFSQKITYVNKDATLKQVFKQINKQTGYNIFWSPKSINSNHKIDAAFKDASIDQVLASCLKDFQLTYLIEGKSVIIKDAPVTNTSATSVEAIADITITGTVKNEKGEALAGVTIAAIGDKKSGTLTDNNGKFVLDVKDGTEVKISYIGYKTQTITVTPGKKVYNIIMVEDVTAAETVVVTAYGRKQLKEAIVGSVTTVKPGNLKIPASNLTNALAGQVAGVIAFTPSGQPGQDNAKFFIRGVTTFGYKQDPLILIDNVELTTNDLARLNVDDIESFSVLKDASATALYGARGGNGVILVKTKEGKAGKAQINVRVENSQSQSVKTIALADPITYMRLFNEATRTRYPLDPLPYDENKIINTQATINHAPGSNQYVYPATDWLGMLFKKRANTQRANLSLQGGGGVARYYVAGAFTNDNGILRTDIRNNNNNNVNYKTYQLRSNVNINVTSKTELIIRLSGTFADYNGPLTSDGTQQTQLYNLASHTSPVDFPAYYPADSANLRTQHILFGNSPAISNTDGGSRYINPYAELLKGHQNSSESRMLAQLELNQNLDFLTSGLNFHAIMSTNRHSFFQSYLSYNPFYYNAINYDKTTNTYQLNWINNLPTGNNVAREYLQYNSFGNNASSFLYLQGVLDYAHTFAVDHNVSAALIGTEQQTLNGPANSLFNSLPFRNQTLAGRATYSYKGRYYLEFNFGLNGSERFSAAHRYGFFPTIGASWIISDEKFWGDLYNVFDRFKLRGSYGLVGNDAISDRRFFYLSDVNLNGGNFASFGQNNGYYRNGVSINNYENDDVTWETSKQTNLGIEFTLLKKINVIAEVYKNNKYNILQDRSSIPSTMGLESGISANIGKAESKGIDISVDGKENIGRDFSLQMRGNFTYSTNKYTQFEAPDYAESYRHQVGQPINRQFGYVAERLFVDDNEAANSPSQIFSTGGFPPKGGDIKYRDLNGDGKIDGADQTFIGNPTVPQIVYGFGLSASYKNFDLSGFFQGQAKVSFFINPATTAPFIKSPESYYTGNTQVLQAYANDHWSEDNQNLYALYPRLGPDGASIENNRQNSTWWLRDGSFLRLKSIEVGYTLPQRISKALLVKNARIYFNGLNMFTWSPFRLWDPELGGNGFAYPIQKVFNIGLNVNL; encoded by the coding sequence ATGTATAAAAATTTTACTACAAACATTTGTATGCCTTCGGGCTACATCAAGAAATTTCTGCTCATAATGAAGATGACAAGCTTTATGCTCATGCTTGCTTTTATGCAGGTGAGCGCAGCGGTTTTTTCACAAAAAATCACTTATGTAAATAAGGATGCTACGCTAAAGCAAGTATTTAAACAAATTAATAAGCAAACAGGATACAATATATTCTGGTCGCCTAAAAGCATTAACAGCAACCATAAAATTGATGCGGCTTTTAAAGATGCGTCAATTGACCAGGTGCTTGCTTCCTGTTTAAAAGATTTTCAGCTAACTTATTTAATTGAAGGTAAATCGGTTATCATTAAAGATGCTCCGGTTACAAACACCTCTGCTACATCGGTTGAAGCTATAGCTGATATAACAATAACAGGTACAGTAAAAAATGAAAAGGGCGAGGCCCTGGCCGGGGTTACCATCGCAGCTATCGGCGATAAAAAATCTGGTACCCTAACTGATAACAACGGAAAATTTGTTTTGGATGTGAAAGATGGAACGGAAGTGAAAATTTCTTACATCGGTTACAAAACCCAAACAATTACAGTTACGCCAGGTAAAAAAGTGTACAACATTATAATGGTTGAAGATGTTACCGCTGCCGAAACAGTAGTTGTAACCGCTTATGGTCGTAAGCAGTTAAAGGAAGCCATTGTAGGCTCTGTTACCACTGTAAAGCCCGGCAATTTAAAAATACCTGCAAGTAACTTAACCAATGCCCTGGCGGGCCAGGTTGCAGGGGTTATTGCATTCACACCAAGCGGTCAGCCCGGACAGGATAATGCCAAATTCTTTATCAGGGGGGTAACTACATTTGGTTACAAGCAGGATCCTTTGATTTTGATAGATAACGTTGAGTTAACCACGAATGACCTTGCCCGCTTAAATGTGGATGATATCGAAAGTTTTTCGGTACTTAAGGATGCAAGTGCTACCGCGCTTTACGGTGCAAGGGGAGGAAATGGCGTAATTTTGGTAAAAACCAAAGAAGGCAAAGCAGGCAAAGCCCAGATTAATGTAAGGGTAGAAAACTCACAATCACAATCGGTTAAAACCATTGCTCTTGCCGATCCCATTACCTATATGCGGCTTTTTAACGAAGCTACACGCACACGGTATCCTTTAGACCCGCTGCCATATGATGAAAATAAAATCATCAACACACAGGCTACTATCAACCATGCTCCAGGTAGTAACCAGTACGTTTACCCGGCTACTGATTGGTTGGGCATGTTGTTTAAAAAACGAGCCAATACGCAACGCGCTAATTTAAGTTTACAAGGTGGCGGCGGTGTTGCCCGCTACTATGTTGCCGGCGCATTCACCAATGATAACGGTATTTTACGTACCGATATCAGGAACAATAATAATAACAACGTTAATTACAAAACATACCAGTTACGATCGAACGTAAACATTAACGTAACCAGCAAAACTGAGTTGATCATTCGCTTATCTGGTACTTTTGCTGATTATAATGGGCCGCTTACCAGCGATGGAACCCAGCAGACGCAACTTTATAACCTGGCATCGCACACCAGCCCGGTTGATTTTCCGGCTTATTACCCGGCCGATTCTGCCAATCTGCGTACGCAACATATCTTATTCGGTAACTCGCCGGCAATATCCAATACTGACGGTGGAAGCCGATACATTAACCCATATGCCGAGTTATTAAAAGGCCACCAAAACTCGTCGGAATCGAGAATGCTTGCGCAATTGGAATTAAACCAGAACCTGGACTTTTTAACATCAGGGTTAAATTTTCACGCAATTATGAGCACCAACAGGCACTCATTTTTCCAATCGTATTTAAGTTATAACCCTTTTTACTATAATGCCATCAATTACGATAAAACTACCAACACTTACCAGTTAAACTGGATAAATAACCTGCCTACCGGCAATAACGTAGCAAGGGAATATTTGCAATATAATTCATTCGGTAACAATGCAAGTTCATTCCTTTACTTGCAAGGCGTATTAGATTACGCCCATACTTTTGCAGTAGACCATAATGTAAGCGCCGCTTTAATAGGTACCGAGCAACAAACACTTAACGGCCCTGCAAATTCTTTGTTCAACTCATTGCCTTTTCGCAATCAAACTTTGGCCGGTAGGGCAACCTATTCATACAAAGGGAGATATTATCTTGAATTTAACTTTGGCTTAAACGGGTCAGAGCGTTTCTCGGCAGCCCATCGCTATGGGTTTTTTCCAACCATTGGCGCATCGTGGATTATCTCAGACGAAAAATTCTGGGGCGATTTGTATAACGTATTTGACAGGTTTAAACTGCGCGGCAGCTATGGCCTGGTTGGTAATGATGCCATTAGCGACAGGAGGTTTTTCTATCTATCTGATGTGAATCTTAATGGCGGAAATTTTGCCAGTTTTGGGCAAAACAATGGTTACTACCGCAATGGTGTAAGTATCAATAACTACGAAAATGATGATGTAACCTGGGAAACATCTAAACAAACCAACTTAGGTATTGAGTTTACCTTGCTTAAAAAGATTAACGTTATAGCCGAGGTTTATAAAAACAATAAATACAATATCCTTCAGGACCGCTCTTCAATCCCATCAACAATGGGCCTTGAATCGGGTATCTCTGCCAACATTGGCAAGGCCGAATCAAAAGGTATTGATATATCGGTAGATGGTAAAGAAAATATAGGCAGAGACTTTTCTTTACAGATGCGAGGAAACTTTACTTATTCAACCAATAAATATACCCAGTTTGAAGCTCCTGATTATGCCGAGTCGTACAGGCATCAAGTTGGGCAGCCAATTAACCGCCAATTTGGTTACGTTGCCGAACGATTGTTTGTTGACGACAACGAAGCGGCCAACTCGCCCTCACAAATATTTAGTACCGGTGGTTTCCCTCCAAAGGGCGGCGATATTAAATACCGGGATTTAAATGGAGATGGGAAAATTGACGGTGCCGACCAAACTTTTATCGGTAATCCAACGGTGCCGCAAATTGTTTATGGTTTTGGTCTATCTGCCAGTTATAAAAACTTCGATCTTTCCGGATTTTTCCAGGGACAGGCAAAAGTATCCTTCTTTATTAACCCGGCTACCACTGCGCCATTCATAAAAAGCCCCGAGTCATATTACACTGGTAATACACAGGTATTGCAGGCTTATGCCAATGATCATTGGAGCGAAGACAACCAAAATCTGTACGCATTATATCCAAGACTTGGCCCGGATGGCGCGTCTATCGAAAACAACAGGCAAAACAGCACCTGGTGGCTGCGCGATGGTAGTTTCCTAAGGCTTAAATCTATTGAGGTTGGCTATACTTTGCCACAAAGGATATCAAAAGCCTTACTGGTAAAAAATGCCCGCATCTATTTCAACGGCTTAAACATGTTTACCTGGAGCCCATTCAGATTATGGGATCCTGAACTGGGTGGTAACGGATTTGCATACCCTATTCAAAAGGTGTTTAACATAGGTTTAAATGTCAATTTATAA